A window of Raineyella sp. W15-4 contains these coding sequences:
- a CDS encoding uracil-DNA glycosylase: MTRLPLHDLVAPDWAEVLAPVEPVVARMGDFLRAELAEGRGYLPAGDRVLRAFTRPLAEVRVLIVGQDPYPTPGHPVGLSFSVAPDVSPLPASLRNIYAELQSDLGIPPAPNGDLTGWFEQGVLLLNRCLTVQPGKPASHRGKGWEEVTETAIRALARRGGPLVAILWGRDARNLAPMLAPVPVIESAHPSPLSARNGFFGSRPFSRANALLVEQGGQPIDWDLRHCG; encoded by the coding sequence ATGACCCGCCTTCCCCTCCACGACCTGGTGGCGCCCGACTGGGCCGAGGTGCTGGCCCCGGTGGAGCCGGTGGTGGCCCGGATGGGCGACTTCCTCCGTGCCGAACTCGCCGAGGGGCGCGGCTACCTGCCGGCCGGTGACCGGGTGCTGCGCGCCTTCACCCGCCCGCTGGCCGAGGTCCGGGTGCTGATCGTCGGCCAGGACCCGTACCCCACCCCGGGGCACCCGGTGGGGCTGAGCTTCTCGGTCGCCCCGGACGTGTCGCCGCTGCCGGCGAGCCTGCGCAACATCTACGCCGAGCTGCAGTCCGACCTCGGCATCCCGCCGGCCCCGAACGGCGATCTGACCGGCTGGTTCGAGCAGGGCGTGCTGCTGCTCAACAGATGCCTCACCGTCCAGCCCGGCAAGCCCGCCTCGCACCGCGGGAAGGGCTGGGAGGAGGTCACCGAGACCGCGATCCGGGCGCTGGCGCGGCGCGGTGGGCCGCTGGTGGCCATCCTGTGGGGGCGCGACGCCCGCAACCTGGCCCCGATGCTGGCGCCGGTCCCGGTGATCGAGAGCGCGCATCCGTCGCCGCTCAGCGCCCGGAACGGGTTCTTCGGGTCCCGGCCGTTCAGCCGGGCGAACGCCCTGCTGGTGGAGCAGGGCGGGCAGCCGATCGACTGGGACCTGCGACACTGCGGCTGA
- a CDS encoding FABP family protein, with protein MELTPHLVPLARLVGTWAGEGTGGYPTISPFTYHEEITFAFVGKPFLGYTQRTRGADGSPLHQETGYLRHTGDGHLEFVLALPTGQVELAEGVLRTTEDGLALELEARVWSTSTAKEVSATRRTYRISGDTLETVLDMAAVGQPMARHLESHLVRTA; from the coding sequence ATGGAGCTCACTCCCCACCTCGTCCCGCTCGCCCGGCTCGTCGGCACCTGGGCCGGCGAAGGCACCGGCGGATACCCGACCATCAGCCCGTTCACCTATCACGAGGAGATCACCTTCGCCTTCGTCGGCAAGCCCTTCCTCGGCTACACCCAGCGCACCCGCGGTGCCGACGGCAGCCCGCTGCACCAGGAGACCGGCTACCTGCGGCACACCGGCGACGGTCACCTCGAGTTCGTCCTCGCCCTGCCGACCGGTCAGGTGGAGCTGGCCGAGGGGGTCCTGCGGACCACCGAGGACGGGCTGGCGCTCGAGCTGGAGGCCCGGGTCTGGTCGACCTCGACCGCCAAGGAGGTCTCGGCGACCAGGCGTACGTACCGGATCAGCGGCGACACCCTGGAGACGGTGCTCGACATGGCGGCGGTGGGGCAGCCGATGGCCCGGCATCTGGAGTCCCACCTGGTCCGCACCGCCTGA